A region of the Lepisosteus oculatus isolate fLepOcu1 chromosome 26, fLepOcu1.hap2, whole genome shotgun sequence genome:
GGTTCAAGAAGACGCATTACCGGACGGAATGGAGGTGCTTTTTAGTTTTGGTAAATGACAGTGGAAGCGAGTCAAACCCACATTCTGTTTATTGAGCAGGACCCGAGCGCATCTCTTGCCAGATCTTGACCTTCTCATAAACTGACTGTATGGAATAGTTTCCCAAGACCCCTTGCAGAGGCGGAGAGGCTGCGAACCCCGTCTGTGTGAGAAACTTGCTGGCGCTCAGGAGGATAACAAGCTTTGGCCCCATGGCTGTTTGACATGCTAAAAAAATTTGCTGATCTCGCCTGCCTGCGTTACTGTTTGGGTTTGCCTGCTCTAGCACGAGCGCCAGCCCCATCCCTCTCCCAGCAGGTGGAGCGCCGCTTTCTCACCGGCACCAAGCCTGCCATCGGCACAACAGCAGCGCATCTGTCCACTGTTGAACATCTTACCCCCCCCGGCTTGTCCCTCTGCTGACCTCTCAGAGCCTCTGCGACAATACTGGTCTCCTGGAGGGCTCATCCAGGAGCGACAGGAGCTGGGGGGGGGTTCCCTGTGAAGAGGGTCTTGGAGCTCGGCCCATCCGTGGGAGAGAGCGCGGAGCCCGAGTGCTTGTCCGCGGTCGTCTCTGGAAAAAGTGACGTTGCGGTGTTGGCAGGGCTCCTGGCCGGCCCGAGAAGGGAACAGGGAAAACAAGCAGAGGAACCTCTCTGCGTTGACTCATTTCTCCCGGCTGGGCGTGGCGCCCCCGATCCCGCTCCGATATCGCTGGCCTGCGGAGCGGCCTGGCCCGCAGCCACTGTTGTGTCCTCCCCGGCTGCAGAAGCCATTAGCCGCATGTGGGAAGGGGGGGTGTGCCGAGCCCTAATGGCCCCCCGGGGAAGCCGGCCCCCCAGTCCGCCGCTGGAGCAGCACCATTGTTCTCTCAGGAGGTGGGCTGCTGTGGGGAAGGAGCCGAGCTCGAGTGAGGTGTCGAAGCGCCGGGGGTGCGGAGCGAGGCTTCGGGTTGGAATGCAGAGGTCAAAGGTCGGGCACAGCCGCACCTTTCTGTCCAATCCACAGCAATCCTGCGGTGTGTCCAGCACACTTCTTTCAGACAGTTGACTGGTTATTAATTTGTAGAAGTACATTTTGTCAGCAGGTGCCTCCTTAATAACTTGTAGTAGGTCTGTTTCTGCGTGGCTCCTTATCGCGCTGTTGATAGTCATgacccggcgtcctggccaaatttcccattggcccttaaaatcatggcctcctagtaatccccatctatggatACCCAGCActcatttaaatagaatgcacATTTAAgtagaatgcaaaaaaaaaagacaaacattgcacattatactattacaaaaaataaaaacattgcgGATCATTCGATTGCACGTGGACGgtataacacataacaacatgtaacatttataacacatcacaaaacatgTTGAACTTGagtgggttgtaagagtcaaaattgagtttatccttgacatttgCGTTCACAGCTTTAATGGAGAGTGGAACACAGGAATGGTTGTACCTGCttgacttacatttgggaaccctaaaatGTTTCCCAGGAGGAAGAAGTTGAGATTCAGAGTTGAGGATGTGGGAAGGATCTGAAATActttttcctgcctgtttgattaGGGATTTTTCaaagtgagcgttctggcgcactatggctgccgttgcatcatgcagctgcacactggtggaggtggaggggatccccattacctgtaaagcgctttcagtggagtgtccagaaaagcactatataagtgtaaggaattatgatgatgatgatgatgatgatgacggcCCTTCTCTCAGAGTGCATCTTGGGCTTACAGCGGGCTCGGTGTCGCCCCCTGGTGCCGTGGAGTGAAAATGATCTGTGCCAGTGCTCTGGCTCGGACCCAGCCGGCACGGGTCCCGTTTCCACACGGATTTGTGGAGCAGCAGAAAGGATTTAGCAAGAACAAGTGCGTGTCCCTCTTGCTTTCCTCTGGCACGGCGGGGGGGGCTGGGTGCTGTGTGCGAGAGGAGAGTGAGAAGAAAGAAAGTGagatcacaaaaatcacactcCAGGCGTTTTGCCACACTGCAAGGCTTCAGTCTCTCTCATTTGCAAAATGATGTAAGTAGGAAAATTATctgcttttcccttttcttcTCTGTCACTAGATGCTTACCTTGAACTTGTGCTTTAACAGTCAAGTTAACCAGTTGTGATTTTTGTTGTGCAGGAAAAGGCGTTCAAGCCTGGCTGGTCATTGTGTGTCCTGAGGTGCCTGAGCTCAGCTCACCAAGCCCCACTGTAAACAGCTTTGTTAACCATGTTCAGCTTTTACAGCAGTGCTGTTCCTGAAGAAAGCTGGAAGAGtcgtcatttcttttttttctgttcaggaCCCAGAGCGCAGAGAAGTTTTGCCTGTTGCTGGTTGTGAAGTTTTGCCCCTCGGGCAGGGCAAGACAGCACCAAACAATGCACACGCGCTCCGAGCAATACAGTAGGGCCTGTATATGCTCAGCACTGTTAGAACTTGAATCAAGACTGTGTTTGCAGTACAGGACAACCCTAAGTGCCACCCGGGAGAAATGACAAGGGCACGACCTTTTACACCAGGAGGAGGGAGAAAATGTCTGACCGCCTCTTAGAGGAGTGCAAGAAGCCTGATCATGGTTTATTAAAGTCCTGAAGGTGCCAAGCAACAACTTTTCTTTCTATCGTTCTGTCTTTTATGAAGAGCTCAGGAGCAGTCTGCTGACTGTGGATGAGTGTGAAGTTTGCCCACCTGTTATCTCTCTAGGCAAGCAAGCCctgggagaaggaggaggaggaggaggagagggttAGGACTGGTTGAGTATAGTGAGTGAGCTGATCGATTGGAGAGAtttctctctctcgccctctgcCCTGCGTGCGGGGAGGGTGGTGTTCAGCTGGCAGTCATGTGACCGAGCCCGGTGTGTTTGCCCTGCGCCAACGGTCGCAGGTGCTGCTGTGTGCTCAGACACTCTCAACTCTCTCTCGCGTGTGTGCTGGGGGCGCCTACTCCTTCGAGGCCTAATTAACTGACAGTGGAGTGAGTGAGGAATCTGTCAGCTTAGTGAGGAAGGGGAAGGAACTGGGCCTCCCTGAAGACCAGTTATCACCCCTCTGCCACCCTGGAGCCGGACAGGCCGGGGGGGAAGCAGGTGGCATGTTGACGCCAGCCAGCAGCACCCGCTTCAGGACTTCAGGAAGGCACAGGACTAACCGTTAAAAGGGACATGACTTAAAGAAGGGCCAAACGTTTAATTTGTTTGCGAGGCATTTCGCAGCTTTtcagtaatataaaaaaataccatCAAAAAAAGCAATTGCACCATTTCCTGTGTTAAAACAGGCCATTGCTGCACACGGGAGCAGGCGAGGGAGGGAGAGTTACTGGTGCCCGAGAGGGACAAGCACAGCTGCAGCAGTCGCTCTCCCGGTCGATCAAGGGTTAAGTCTCCAGCTGCTGAGCCAGCTTGTTTCTTCAATTATGAGTCTCTTGTCCCTAGGGGGCGCCCTCTCCCCCCCCTTTCCTGGGAGCCAGAGAGTCCCATgtcaataacaacaacaacagcagctccagctgcacTGTATAACCCAGGGCGTTCGATCCCTCCTCCAATTCCCCGCTCCTCGCTGAGCTGAGAGCCCCAGACTCCAGCTTGCTGCTGTGCGCAGGGAGACAGCGACACCCGTCCGGCATGGATCTTAGTGGGTTCCGCGATCTGATGCGCAGAACGCAAACTACCATCCTAGAAAATGGATTAATTGCAGCTAGAAGCTTGGAAGATGATGAGGTCGGCTCTGGTTTTCCGGGGGGCTGGTGGGGTAGGGCAGGGAGAGTTTTCCAGTGTCTTTGCAGAGGTTTGCTGTGTTATGGACTGAGGGGGATGTCTCTGTGGCCCTGGCACAGAGTACCAGCCTCACCTGTGCCCCTTGTCTGGGCGCTTGTCCTGCACAGTGTGGGGTGGCTGACAGATATTTGCTGCGCGTCCACACAGGTTCTGAACAGGATGCTCTGACAATACAGGGACGTTTGTGAACTCTACACACTGTGCAATAAATAACTGCAACATGCTTTTTTCTAGTTCCATACTTTTTTTTGATATAGCGGAcctcctttttttgttttgtggtttCACCCCTACAGATGTATCGATTTTTTTTAACCTCCTGCTGCTCTGTCCCTCCGTGCAGGCGGTGGGGAGTGACGGTGTGCGGGTCATGATGGAGAGCGCTCTGACCGCACGGGACCGCGTGGGCGTCCAGGACTTCGTCCTCCTGGAGAACTACACCAGCGAGGCGGCCTTCATCGAGAACCTGCGCAAGAGATTCAAGGAGAACCTCATCTATGTAAGGCAACCTGCGTGTCAACACCAAGCACAAACTCGAGACggcacaaacacagcagaaGGAAGCTTGTGCCTAGCACACAAGCTCAACCCAAATGTTGATGCATACTACAAGTGTAGAAGTCATAGAGCAAAATATCTGACTAGATTTTTGAGTCACTGCTGTGCATGTCAATCATTCTGATCTAATTACCGCACTGTATTTTCACAGACGTACATCGGGTCGGTTCTGGTGTCGGTGAACCCGTACAAGGACCTGGAGATCTACACCAAGCAGCACATGGAGAGATACCGAGGGGTCAACTTCTATGAAGTCTCGCCTCACATGTGAGTGTCCACCCCATTCCCCAGCTCGGGCGAGATATCGGAGATGCAGCACTTGCACTGTGATGTCAGTCTAGCTGAGCGCTGTCGGCTGAAACACGGCATCGCAGATGGAGAACATTGTGCGTCTGTGGGAGTGCAAGCAGGGCATTGCAGAGCCACTCGTAAAGGTTAATTCCGCGCTGACAAGAAGAAATAACATTCCAGCTGTTGAACCTCTTTCAGGTGGCATTgtgaacattgtttcttttgctACTCTTCAATGGGGGGGATTCATCTGTACATGTACCTGTTGTGCCCCCGGAGTTCAGCGGGCAGCAGTGCTGGGCTGGGACACTGTCTCGGGGGGGCGGGTAGCAGGAGGGACTTCTCAGGCACGGCAGGCAGAGGGCGAGAGAGGCTCCTGGCCAGGCTGACTCCTTCCTGCCCACTGTGCCGCACCTCTCTGCCGTGTTTGTCTGCTGTTTGAACGGTTGCTAGGAGACCAAGATTCCCTGCGAACAAGGAGCGCATTATGCTGCGATGAGCGAGAAATCCTGAGCAGTTTCCTCTCGCTGTCCCCCATGTTTTCTGTCAAAAAGAGCCATGTGCTTAGGCTGAGGATTGTGGGGGGGTTCAGGGAGGGAGAGTCTCTATAAATTTCACCATGCAAGAATATCTTGTGGTCTTGGGAGATGCATCTGACCCACCTTCTGGCAGCAATCGGTGTGACACAGCCACCTGGGTACCAGGCTGGATATACGTTGGGGGTCCCTGCATATTCGCTGTGTGATCTGTGCACCAGTGGAGGGCCAATGCGAGCAGTATGTCATTCAGCGCTTTGCACACTGGGGCTGACAGACAGCGCTGCAAGCACAAAGTGCCCAGCAGGGGTGCTGTTTaagttaagatcactttattagccctatacaagtTCTTGCATTgggattttgtcttttcacataccccagcttgctctccatgagacaaacagatagggagagagaagcttggggtcagagcgcagggtcagccatttatacctggggttaagggccttgctcgggggcccaacagagtaggattcctctgccggctgcaggatttgaaccagcagccttccagccacaggcgtagatccttagtcacagagccaccgctctggcccagtggctctgtggctatggACCTGTGCCTGTGGTGGAAGGTGGAAGATCTGGAAGATCAAGGTTCGGTGGAAGATCGGGTTACCCTGCCAGACCCAGCTGCCGGTACCGCCGCAACCCTCGGCTTTCTCCACACAGCTACGCCGTGTCCGACAACGCGTACCGCGCCATGCGGACGGAGCGCCGGGACCAGTGCATCCTGATCTCGGGCGAGAGCGGGGCAGGCAAGACGGAGGCGTCCAAGAAGATCCTGCAGTACTACGCGCTCACCTGCCCCGCCAGCGAcaaggtggagatggtgaaggACAGGCTGCTGCAGTCCAACCCCGTCCTGGAGGTGAGTGACCCCCGACTGGCCTTGAGTCTCCCAGAGGTGGTTCCGGTGCAGACTTTGCTCCTGCAGAGCCTGCAACTTGGGTTAAAGATGTACCAAGTGGCAAAGAAAGCTGACCGTCCACTCAGACTTCCTTcacagagtatttttttttactattctgCCAAAAAGAACAAAGGAATCGTTTAAAcgtaaaaatatataataaccaCCTGCAGATTTGCTTCTGGCCTCTCAGCTGTTTGGTCTCGGCTTGGTCATCAGCCTGCCTGGTGTGGTTTGGGGTGTCTGTCCTGCTTGTCTACTGTCTGCTTCCTGTGTGTTTTTGGCTCCAGTAAAACTGAAAAGGAAACAGCTGGTTCTCCAGGTGGTTAATGTGCTTCGGTTTTGGGAAGCTCACATATGAGGCCCAGATATACTAACCAGGCAGATCATTCAAAGTGAGATAAATAGGCACCATTCATGGAGAGAGATGCGTGTTTAACATTTTGCTAAATGtctcctctctttttttttacaggcatTTGGAAATGCCAAAACCCTTCGGAATGACAACTCCAGCAGATTTGGAAAATATATGGATATTCAGTTTGATTTCAAGGTACCTCTTTCTCTCCCCTCCCGTTCCCCTTCTCCCCGCTGGATGACGCCGCCCTCGCCTACacgtctgtctgtgtgtttccccGCAGGGGGCTCCGGTGGGGGGGCACATCCTGAACTACCTGCTGGAGAAGTCCCGGGTGGTCCACCAGAATCATGGCGAGCGGAACTTCCACATCTTCTACCAGCTGATCGAGGGGGGGGAGGAGGACCTGCTGCGCCGGCTGGGCCTGGAGAGGAACGCCCAGCAGTACCAGTACCTGGTCAAGGTGAGGCTCGGCCTGGCCACCTCCTTCAGAACCCAGCAAGCCAGCCCCTTGGCCATTAGGTCACAGTGCGGGTCTTCTCTTTGACCAGCTGTGAGACATAATCAAGCTGGATGGGCCACATGGCCCCCTCTCGTCTGTGTTATCTTCTTGTATTCCACCTGGAGTTTCCTGGACTGagctcttacagtatgtgcagtccTAATGGTGGGTTTGCCTCAGAAATGCCTAGTAACTGGCAGTAAACAAGCCGCCCAGTATCCCATTGATCTCAACAGAGTTGTTGTGAAGGCTGTAGATATTTAGCGTGCCCACGTTTTAACTTGTATCCAAAGCCTCATGTCTGTTTTTAAGAGGCCTactttgaaataataaaagacATTATGCCGTACTTATTCATTTTGGTTGAAACTCTTATTGGAAAACAATCGGAATCGATATGTGTTGATAGAAGATATCACCCATTCTGTAACCAGCCTAATCTTTGCTGATCTCTAATCTGGGACTTTTCCCAGCTCCCATATGAACCCAAACTCCAACCCTAGAGACATAAAAGGCTGCCCTGTACAGAAGAGGGGTTTGCTACTAAACGGGACCGAGTATGAATTTTTATATCTTCCTGTTCAACTTGGTCAGTCGGTGCGAGTTCCAGCCGGGTCTCTCATTGGTCTACTCCGGCAGTATTTCCAGCCCTGAGGCGATGGGACTGCTCTCCTGGGGCCTGAAGCTTATGGCTCACTTCACTGATAAGGCCTGCAATCACCTGCAGACATGTACAATGGAGGCTTGGAATTCCAAGACCTGACATCATAGCAACAGCTGAAGATTTCACTCAGGAATTCAACAGAATTTAAAGTTTTTTCACCTTTCTTACATGCGTGAaagaaagtttatttaaaacaatggaGATATTGAAGAGCTGGACCCTGCGACTCTTCCTGTCGGTTGTACCCCCAGAGAGAGTGGAGACATGCCCTTTTGGAAAGATATCGTGGCACGTGTAGTGCCTTTACATTTTGCACGGGAGTTTGTCTTTTTGTACTTTGGCACAGTTGGTGTACCTGTCTGTGCCTTCCCATGATTCCAGGGTGGTTTCTTGTGTCCTTGCGCTGCTCAGCTGCATGAGGCCCACCTGAGGCTGGTTAGGTGTCCATCAGTTTGTCCTTTCCCAGGGGGCCTGTGCTGTTCTCTAAGGCTCTGTGAGCGGGCGGCTCTTCCCGAGCTCCAGTGCAGTGCGGGCTGGGCTGCACCCCCTCTCTGCCCAgagcagaaattcagaaacGGACTAAACCCACCATTTTCCAGGCCAGCGTCTCACTTCGCAGCCGGATTCACCCTGGTTTCTCCTGACTTCAAGACCGACATGTAGGGAGTTTTTACTTTAAACAATAGAGGCTTGTTATGGGAACGTCTCACAGAAGGAGAGGAGGCAGTAGTCTTGATGTGAAGAAGGTACCTTATgctttgaattaaattaaaataaagataaatggTCACAGAGTTCATTCAGGTTTTAATAGGTTCATTGAACTGTTCCGCCTCAAAATTCTACAACTTTGTCcctcaattttattttacattttatttttatttcacttaataAGGTGACAGAACTAGTAATTAAATAAGAGTTATGTTATGCTTTCGCTGCTAGCCTACTGTGATTCATCTCCATGAGCTCCGAGAAGAGGGATAAAGATTAAAGCCCACTGACCTTTGCTACTGTGGCATCGTGTTTCGCAGGGAAACTGTCCCAAGGTGAGCTCCATCAACGACAAGAACGACTGGAAGCTGGTGCGCAAGGCCCTGTCCGTCATCGGCTTCGGTGAAGACGAGGTGGAGGTGAGAGTGCCCGTTTGTCACGGCTCATCTCCTGGAGACGCACTGTGCTCTCCGCTCACTGGCCTTGCCGATCGGAGTGTTTCACGCTATGGACCTGGTGCAAGCATAAGAAGGGGGGGCGTGTCTTACAGCGTTGTTCCTAAATGTGGTTTAGTACTACACATATGAATGTTACAAATCTGGTACTGTGCGAGGTGTAGGTTTGAACTCTCTTTGAAAGTTTTGCTGCTGCTTCAAAGGCTTTGCAGGTGGAAAGCCACAGGCTGCACGCAAAGCAGAGAATTCAGCGTGACGTTTCTAGACCCAGATCCCTGCCTGCTGTGCCACTGCGTCTCTGTATGAGATCAGTGCAGACCCATGCAGTAAGGGTATACAAGGCAGACAGGCAGCCTGGCAAGTGATCTGTCTGTGGTAACGTGTAATTTATTAATAGGCTCTAGGCCAACTGTGGGTATGTCTCTATCTAGTCTGTTCGAAGAGAAGAACATGAGAATGGAGGAATACGGGGTTCAAGCAGTGGATTATTACATGTAGCTTGAAAGCATGAAAGTGAGCAGCTTTAGCAGACTGATTTGGGTCATTCTTTCAATCCGCAGTATGGTGCTCTGAATGACATCTGTAGGATCAGATCAGTGGTGGAGTAGCTGGATTGTAAGGGACAGGCAGCGAAGTTGGAATGTCGCGTGCATGTAGGAGCCCTACCTCACTGAGCCCCTCTTCCACAGGAGCTGCTCAACATCATCGCCAGCGTGCTGCACCTGGGCAACGTGCAGTTCGGAGGGGAGGAGGGCGGCAATGCCTTCATCACCACAGAAACACCTTTCCGATACCTGGCCAGGGTACGTATCTGAgggaccaccactgcgtcagtaATGAGCAGTATTGCCAAGTGTAAAACAACACTGAGCAAGTGAAAGTCTTGAGTGTTCTCTCTTTAATCTCGCATCCTTTAAGGCAAGGGCAGCAGTAAGATGTTTGCTGGTTGGTATGAGCTGTGCGCCAGGCGTTTCATCCAGTTGTTCCAGAAAATGTCGGCAGTGCTTTTGCATATAAGAATGTTTTGCTCACTTAGACATGACTGATCACGACTGAGCCAGGGTTACTCTGTCGCAAAGCCCCTTTCCCAGTGTCTGGTGTCTGACctgtcccccccctcccccccccctgcaGCTGCTGGGAGTGGAGGGCTGTGCTCTGAAGGAGGCTCTGACCCACAAGAAGATCACTGCCAAAGGGGAGGAGGTAGGCTTGCAGACTTCAAAGCTGAGTCTCGTCTTCCTGTTGGGGTTTTGGGTTATAAACTCAGAGGTTTCCCCAGTTCGTCGGCTTAGAGTGACCCGTTCTGCCATCTGTTAGTGATTGAGAGTTCTTGTTGTCTGTATTTGAATCGAGCCCATTGTGAATGTCTCCAGTGAGAATTAAAATTGTAGAACAAGGTTCTGTTCTTTGTAAAACCTCCATTTAAATGTCCCTTTAATTTTCCATGGAGGTTTCCCTGCTGACCTACAGCGTGACTCAAACCGGATATTTTCTCTTGTgaccctctctctgtgcagctgaTGAGCCCTCTGAATCTGGAGCAGGCTGCTTATGCGCGGGACGCCCTGTCCAAGGCTATCTATGGCAGGACCTTCTCCTGGCTGGTCAATAAGATCAACGAGTCCCTGGCCTACAAGGTAAACCCACCCATCCCAATCCCTCCTGGCCACACGACAACAGGGGGACTCCGTGCCCTTACGGCAGGCCCTGTGTGGCTCCCCTGAACGTGACTGGAGACAGGCCATCCCTTCCCACGGTGCTAAGTAGTCTGAGGATCTCGATCACCTACTTCTTGAAGGATCTCCTGGAAGCAACCTCAACAGCGATGCTTTGTGTAAAGGAACACCTTCTGATTTCGGTCCTACGTGCACACGGTCTTCAGATAGAAAATGCAGGGAGGTAATTAATAGAACACTGGCAGGGGCAGATGTCAGCTCCTTGCCTACAGCTCAACAACTTGTCACGGAAAGAAGGGGGCCAGTTTTCTGCTGTCCACTTGCTGTCTCCTGTATTTCAGGAGTAGTACATGTTGCCCATAGTTTCGGACAGAACTGCGTTTGTGCGACACGGCAGCAGGCACCCATGATAGGGAGTATATCGGCACCTATCTGCAGTAAGAGCTACAGGGGGTTCAGCGGTTACTGTGATACCATATATACATTCCTTTTGATTTCCCTTGATTGAGTTTGATCCGATATTCATAGGTTGATTCGCTCTCTGAGTAAGAATTTGTTTCTTATACGATGCAGTACAGTCATGTCTGTTTCACATGTCTCAGTGGTAGGGTCTGGCTTGTGTAGGACTGACTATGTTCTTCCCTCTTGCTCTGTCTTTTCTCGGCAGGACCCAGTGTACCCAGGCAGTAAGAGCGCGGCTGTCATTGGGCTTTTGGATATTTACGGGTTTGAAGTCTTCCAGAACAACAGGTAACAGCTCCTTGCCTGTTCTAGAGACACCGGCTCCTTCTGCTTTGCGGGTTTGTGGTTCAAGGTGCTGCTTCAGACACGTACACAGTTTACAATGAAGAAAAGAAAGGTCTGAGCCGTTAATGATTGGCTAGTAGAGTTATCGATTATGAAACTCAAAACACCAGATGAATAAGCTTTACACAGCGGATATAGAACAGCTTCTGCCGATTAAGAAATGTCTTGTGTGCGGTTAAACCATTTCAGGGTTAGGTAATAATGGGCATTGAGCTGCTTAATGCTAACAATTAGTCATATTTAATCCTTTGATTCACACTTCCTAGTGAGTGTACTGTGGCACACGTGCTTGGCTTTGTTTCACCTTGTTTGGCACATTGACAATGGTTTCTCAGGGTCTGTAACGGGCACTACCCTGTCTGTGCTGTACCTCGCCTTCACTGTGCTCGGCTACAGATTAGCCGGCTCTGACTGTGGTAGGAAGGATGTGACCGTCCTTTGCACCTGAGCGCAGGCCCAGGTGACGTGCTGTGTGTCCCCGCAGCTTCGAGCAGTTCTGCATCAACTACTGCAACGAGAAGCTGCAGCAGCTCTTCATCGAGCTGACGCTGAAGTCGGAGCAGGAGGAGTACGAGTCTGAGGGCATCACGGTAATCCTGCCACCAGCCGGCCTCTCCCCTAATCCCCCCCTCCCCAGATCCCAGCCGTTTCCTCTGCAGCGCAAACTCATTCTGCTGTCCGGCGGTCAGGGAGGGCAGATCTGCTGTTTCTGGGCGACTGGAAACTGAACAGTGCTAACAGACCAGCTGGGACAGGAGCTTACATTTCCATAAAACATCTTGTTTGTTATGTTTGTGGCATCATCCTATAAGGAGTTATAGCTATGGGGATTTTCAGAATTTATTGTAATTTTCAACATTTGAAGTGATGCTTTTACCATAAGCACTGCTGCTACTCGGAATGGTGTTCGAGAAGAGGCTGGTATTTGTGTGTCCTGTGGTTCCAGTGATTGacactgctgtgtgtgttgcagTGGGAGCCTGTGCAGTACTTCAACAACAAGATCATTTGTGACTTAGTGGAGGAGAAGTTTAAAGGCATCATCTCTGTGCTGGTGAGTCTGCAGgcctcccctccacctcctgtGCCTTTCTGGGGCTCCACACCTCAGTCGCTGTTCCTCTAGCTGTAAAGACAAATGTCAAACGTCACAGGAAGGCCTTGGGAAGAGAAAGAAAGACCAGGATCAGGAGTGGTAGTTAAAATCCCTAGACCCCCTTTATTTACAGAGCCTAGAGTTTGGTTGGGATTTATATGAAACTTCGGGTTTCTGCTATAGATTCCCATTTTCTGCTACCCAAAATAACTATCCTAAAAGCCCAAGCGAAGTATTTTATAACCCGGTGCTCCTGACCTTCAGTTTTCATGGGAAAGACTCAGTCACATAATTGTATTGCTAATTGTCACCTAAATGGAGCTGTGAAGCACCAGCCTGCTGTATTGGTGCAGTTACTGATGTTCCTCCttgcctctctccctcacaccccTCAGGATGAAGAGTGCCTGCGCCCCGGCGACGCGAGTGACATCACTTTCCTCGAGAAGCTGGAGGATACGCTGGGAGGACACGCCCACTTCGTCACGTGAGTCCAGCCCCCAGGAGACCTCAGCCAATAAGGAGGCTTCCGCCTTTTCTGTAGGAAACCCACAGTGACCGTGTCTTGGTCCTCGTCTCACTCAACAGGACAGCGTGCCCACTCCGTTTACTGCTGAGTATCTTTCATTCCTTCACGTCCCATGCGGATAATTGCTCCCAGCATGTTGGAGATCAGAAAAATTCAAAAGGTTCTGTTTGCTCCGCTCCagctgagcaggaagctgaaagATTAGTCTGTAGTAGTTAAGAGCAAGCAAGACATCCTGTCAGCGCTGAGTCACTGAAGGCCCTCACGCCCCTGAGTGCCTGGGTCCGTGATCCCCTGTTTGGTGTCCAGTGTGGTGACGCGAGACGCCTGCCTGTTTCAGACACAAGCTGGCTGATGGGAAGACGCGCAAGGTGATGGGCCGTGAGGAGTTCCGCCTGCTGCACTACGCTGGGGAGGTGAACTACAACGTCAATGGTGAGGGGGGGGGGCGAGTGGCTGGGCTGGGGGTCTTTTCGGAGGATTTGGAATATTCTACTCGCTGCTGTTTGACCAAACCAAACCAGCCCAAATCGTTCATTTTCATGTGCTGTGTTTCTGTCTCCGCGGTGGGTGGAGCAGTTCAGACTCAAGCACGGCAGTCCTGGCAGAGCTGCTTGTTGAGATGTGATTGTCTTGTCTGTTTTCCAGGGTTCCTGGACAAGAACAATGATCTACTCTTCAGGAGCCTCAAGGAGGTGAGTCCGGTGTCTGCCGAAAACAGGAAGCCAAGGTCTGTCGTGTTTGTTTGTGTAACGAGATC
Encoded here:
- the myo1cb gene encoding myosin Ic, paralog b isoform X4, with protein sequence MMESALTARDRVGVQDFVLLENYTSEAAFIENLRKRFKENLIYTYIGSVLVSVNPYKDLEIYTKQHMERYRGVNFYEVSPHIYAVSDNAYRAMRTERRDQCILISGESGAGKTEASKKILQYYALTCPASDKVEMVKDRLLQSNPVLEAFGNAKTLRNDNSSRFGKYMDIQFDFKGAPVGGHILNYLLEKSRVVHQNHGERNFHIFYQLIEGGEEDLLRRLGLERNAQQYQYLVKGNCPKVSSINDKNDWKLVRKALSVIGFGEDEVEELLNIIASVLHLGNVQFGGEEGGNAFITTETPFRYLARLLGVEGCALKEALTHKKITAKGEELMSPLNLEQAAYARDALSKAIYGRTFSWLVNKINESLAYKDPVYPGSKSAAVIGLLDIYGFEVFQNNSFEQFCINYCNEKLQQLFIELTLKSEQEEYESEGITWEPVQYFNNKIICDLVEEKFKGIISVLDEECLRPGDASDITFLEKLEDTLGGHAHFVTHKLADGKTRKVMGREEFRLLHYAGEVNYNVNGFLDKNNDLLFRSLKEVMCQSENSIITRCFDREELSDKKRPETAATQFKNSLTKLMEILMSKEPSYIRCIKPNDAKQAGRFDEVLIRHQVKYLGLMENLRVRRAGFAYRRKYEVFLQRYKSLCPETWPNWNGKLADGVATLVKHLGYKPEEYKLGRSKIFIRFPKTLFATEDALEARKHGLATKLQASWRGYQQKTKYRKLRQSAILIQAWWRGVLARRRAARRRWAADTIRRFIKGFIYRHEPRCPENDYFLDYVRYSFLMSLRRSLPKTVLDKSWPTPPPALAEASEHLRKMCMQNMVWSYCKRINPEWKNQLEQKVVASEIFKDKKDNYPQSVPKLFVSSRLSSEEINPKALQALGNEKMKYGVPVTKYDRKGYKARARQLLLTQSCAFIVEEARVKQRIDYSLLKGISVSSLSDGLFVLHVPCEDNKQKGDVVLQSDHVVETLTKVAMSADKVNNININQGSIKFTVGQGKEGIIDFTSGSELLIAKAKNGHLSVTAPRLNSR